In Primulina eburnea isolate SZY01 chromosome 5, ASM2296580v1, whole genome shotgun sequence, a single window of DNA contains:
- the LOC140831669 gene encoding auxin-induced protein 15A-like: MSGCSKIRYIVRLRQMLLRWRKKAAMAAKRAPSDVPAGHVAVTVGSNYKRFVVRTTYLNHPLFKKLLVEAEEEYGFTNMGPLAIPCDESRFEEILCCLARIESSTSKTARFTSFEEVRENCHLGFRSNLEFWTDSRPLLH; this comes from the coding sequence atgTCGGGATGCAGCAAAATTCGCTACATCGTTCGGCTCCGCCAAATGCTTCTCAGGTGGCGAAAGAAGGCGGCCATGGCGGCCAAACGGGCCCCTTCCGATGTGCCAGCAGGCCATGTGGCTGTGACCGTGGGCTCGAATTATAAACGGTTCGTAGTACGGACCACATATTTGAACCATCCCTTGTTTAAGAAACTATTGGTGGAGGCAGAGGAAGAGTACGGATTCACTAACATGGGCCCGTTAGCCATTCCGTGCGATGAGTCGCGCTTCGAGGAAATTCTTTGTTGTCTAGCTCGAATCGAGTCGAGTACTAGCAAAACAGCCCGGTTCACGAGCTTTGAAGAGGTCCGAGAGAACTGCCATTTGGGCTTCCGAAGTAATCTTGAGTTTTGGACCGATTCACGCCCTCTTCTGCATTGa
- the LOC140831670 gene encoding uncharacterized protein, protein MEGLKECEANMVMYLNPCKAKSPTDAILRELSSLLFTYSETFDGVVLAYDPNVRSNWARILPGVHPYFGVKLKARLLLFNPKPDMLLGSLTTASSECARRLDKNLDKWSQTDSTSKKRKVNEGIKNPEGDRLMINKKIIGEDEMPEEGMTMVKRKQLYGKMTSRQIKRSKKGRKDQS, encoded by the exons atggaGGGATTGAAAGAATGTGAAGCTAATATGGTGATGTACCTGAACCCTTGCAAGGCCAAAAGCCCCACCGACGCCATTCTCCGCGAGCTTAGCTCTTTGCTCTTCAC GTATAGTGAGACTTTTGATGGTGTGGTGTTGGCATATGATCCAAATGTTCGTAGTAATTGGGCGAGGATATTACCTGGAGTTCATCCATATTTCGGGGTGAAATTAAAAGCTAGATTGTTGCTATTCAATCCCAAGCCTGACATGCTTTTAG GATCTTTGACCACTGCCAGCTCAGAATGTGCTCGTAGGTTGGATAAAAATTTGGATAAATGGTCTCAAACTGACAG CACCTCCAAAAAGAGGAAAGTCAATGAAGGAATCAAAAATCCAGAGGGAGACAGATTGATGATCAATAAGAAAATTATCGGAGAAGATGAAATGCCAGAGGAAGGCATGACGATGGTCAAAAGGAAACAACTTTATGGAAAAATGACCAGCAGACAGATTAAAAGGTCCAAGAAAGGGAGAAAAGATCAATCTTGA